In bacterium, a genomic segment contains:
- a CDS encoding OmpH family outer membrane protein — translation MKNIVLSCTILLLLLVSNLQADSIKIAYVDMTQVFDQILETKTVTEALSKEVEDKREEISKRQKEIEKTEKELKEAIMLNEKEKNKREIVINQKKEELQKFADEARNSLLKKEQEQTQKIVKAISKVIENIAIKEDINLVLDKSVVLYGVDEIDLTQRIIEILNKKK, via the coding sequence ATGAAAAATATAGTCTTATCTTGTACTATTTTATTATTACTGTTAGTTTCTAACTTGCAAGCTGACTCAATAAAGATAGCTTATGTGGACATGACTCAGGTCTTTGATCAAATTTTAGAAACTAAGACAGTTACGGAGGCTTTGAGCAAAGAAGTAGAAGATAAAAGAGAAGAAATAAGCAAGAGACAAAAAGAGATAGAAAAGACAGAAAAGGAACTAAAAGAAGCTATTATGCTTAATGAAAAAGAAAAGAATAAAAGGGAAATAGTTATTAATCAGAAAAAAGAAGAGCTACAAAAATTTGCTGATGAAGCTAGAAATAGTTTGTTAAAAAAAGAACAAGAACAAACTCAAAAGATTGTTAAAGCTATCTCTAAGGTAATTGAAAACATAGCCATTAAAGAAGATATAAATCTAGTCTTAGACAAAAGTGTAGTCTTATATGGAGTAGATGAAATAGATTTAACTCAAAGAATAATTGAGATTTTAAATAAAAAGAAGTAA